The DNA window CCGACCAGCGGACCCTGGGCCTGGCCGGGACGCTCCCCGACGTGGTGCAGCGCTACGGCCCCTGGGACGGGCACCACGCCTACCTCAGCGGTCCGCCGGCCATGGTGCGGCGCAGCGTGGACGCGCTGCTGCGGTCCGGCGTGCCCGGCGAGCACATCCGCCATGACCTGGGCGGGAGCCTCGCCGCAGGCTGAGACTCCCTGCCCAGGCCCCCGTCCCAGGGCCAGGCCAGGTCAGATCAGGTCAGGCCAGGCCAGGCCAGATCAGGTCAGGTCAGGCCAGGTCGGAGGCGAGCAGCGCCCGTACGCCCTCGATATTGGCCGCCAGATAGGCCCGCAGCGAGGGCGGCACCACATTGACCGAGGTGACGCCCTCCCGGGTGAAGGGCAGCCGGACGATCTCATACTCACCGGCCGGCTGCTCCACCTCCGGGCCATGCCGCCGCGCCGGGTCCATGGAGTCCAGCCGGCAGACGAAGAAGTGCTGCACCTTGACGCCGTGCGGATGGGCGAGGGTGCCGTCGTCATGGTGGTGGTGCGCCACCGTGTCCACGAAGGCGGGCACCACATCGGCCACCTTGCCGCCGATCTCCTCGTCGACCTCCCGGCGCAGCGCGTCCACCACGCTGGCGTCGTCGGGCTCCACACCCCCGCCCGGGGTGACCCAGTACGGGGTGCACCCCGGGCGGGTGCGCTTGATGAGGACGATCGAGGCGGGACCGTGCGGCTCCGCCGGGTCGAGGTCGAGCAGGATGGCGCGGGCGGTGCGCTTCACCACAGGGCGGTGGGCTGCGGAGCCCATGGTCACCTCCGGGCGGCCCCGGCAGTGCGGGGCGGGTCGAGCACGATCGGGTCCGGCATACGGTGCGGACGTATGGTGCGGACCGGGCAGCCGGGGCGGCTGTTCCGGGGATTCTGCCGCGCACCGGAGGCGGCGAAACCCTTACGGCTGCCCGTACCGCTCAGTCGTCGTCGAGGGCGAGGCTGAGCCCCCAGGACACAATGCTGATGATCAGCGCGCCCAGCAGCGCGGCCCAGAACCCCTGCACATGGAAGTCCAGCTCCAACTGGTCGGAGGTCCACGAGGTCAGCCAGAGCATCAGGGCGTTGATCACAAAGGTGAACAGCCCCAGGGTGAGGATGAACAGCGGCAGCGACAGCAGCTTCACCAGCGGCTTGATCAGCCAGTTGACCACTCCGAAGACCAGGGCGACCAGCACCACGGTGAGGATCTTGTGCCTGGTCGAGTCGCCGGACAGGGTGATCCCGTCGACGATCCAGGCGGCGACCCAGATGGCCGCGGCGTTGATCAGTGTCTTGACGACGAAACTCTTCATAGCGGCGATGGTCGCAGGAGCGGTCCCGCTCCGGAAGCTCCCGGTCCCCCCTCTGGTGTTGAATGCCCAGCGAGCCGACCGGCGGCGAGAGGAGCCACACCCCATGAAGATCTTCCGGCTGGACGACCTGGACGCGGAGCGGGCCGCCAACGAGGGCGCCTATCTGCGCTTCCTCAAGGAGCGCCATATGTCGGCCGGCCTCTATGCGCTCTCCCCGGGCGACACCGACACCCAGCAGCCGCACGCCCAGGACGAGATCTACTTCGTGGTCAGCGGACGCGCCTACCTCACCGTCGGCGACGAGACCGCCACCGTCGCCCGGGGCTGCGTCGTCCATGTCCCTGCCGGGGTGCCGCACCGCTTCCACCACATCACCGAGGAGTTGCGGGTGCTGGTGGTCTTCTCCCCGCCCGAGGGCTGAGCCGGGCCACCCGAGGGCCGAGCCGGACGCCCGGGTAGGGTCGGCACCTACGTCACCAGGGAGGATGGCCCCGACATGGCAGCCGAGCAGCAGTCC is part of the Peterkaempfera bronchialis genome and encodes:
- a CDS encoding NUDIX hydrolase codes for the protein MGSAAHRPVVKRTARAILLDLDPAEPHGPASIVLIKRTRPGCTPYWVTPGGGVEPDDASVVDALRREVDEEIGGKVADVVPAFVDTVAHHHHDDGTLAHPHGVKVQHFFVCRLDSMDPARRHGPEVEQPAGEYEIVRLPFTREGVTSVNVVPPSLRAYLAANIEGVRALLASDLA
- a CDS encoding phage holin family protein, producing the protein MKSFVVKTLINAAAIWVAAWIVDGITLSGDSTRHKILTVVLVALVFGVVNWLIKPLVKLLSLPLFILTLGLFTFVINALMLWLTSWTSDQLELDFHVQGFWAALLGALIISIVSWGLSLALDDD
- a CDS encoding cupin domain-containing protein — translated: MKIFRLDDLDAERAANEGAYLRFLKERHMSAGLYALSPGDTDTQQPHAQDEIYFVVSGRAYLTVGDETATVARGCVVHVPAGVPHRFHHITEELRVLVVFSPPEG